DNA sequence from the Manis javanica isolate MJ-LG chromosome 15, MJ_LKY, whole genome shotgun sequence genome:
ATTATtcaaacttcaaattattttttttaatcacagatGATGAGGATCCAACATATTATTCaaaatttaataaaggaaaacCATCTCCATCCTGATAGTTTGTATAGACAATCAGAAAGAAAACATTAGTGATCATGTCATCTAGAATAAACAGAATTTTCCCAAAAGAATAGTAGACTCAAATAAACCTTCCAAATTTCTACTGGTACTTTTACTGATACATTGGAAATAACACCATTGACAAAAGCAACCTAATGATTTTCAGCAACATTAAATAATATTATCTCGACcagttaaaatttcaaaaataactgCAGTGGTAAATGGCAGTTACCCAATTTCCATTAGCGCAACTCAAATTTCACTAACACATACAATATACATTAGAGAAAATGAAGGGTTGCTACCAGGTTTttgcaagagggaaaaaaaaagcaaaaagcacaTGAACAGGAATAACCATATCAAAGTAAGAAATGGTAAAAGGCATTGTTTGGATAATTCCAAACTCATCATGCAACATACTAATAACAAGTTCAAAGACAGTAGTATTTCCTCATCAAAAATATTCTCCAGTAGAGATTTATCATCCTTTTTTGAAATGTTATAAATAAATCAATCCCTTAATAATCACAAAAATATCTTCATAGGTCATGAGAAGCAAGTTATTAACATAAAGATATTCATTAACATGTTTGAAAacttttgagttatttgttcttttatctcAATATGTCATAATTGATATAGGTTAGATATACACTCTagttagatatatatatatgtgctagTTAGATATATACTCTTAATCAGTACTACATCAAGGTAAAACAATCAGTTTGGAAATTTAAAGtgtccaaatattttctccatggaTCATCTTTGTGTTTTATGATTGTCTTACCTCAATGATTTTGTCGTGAATCTCCAAGCCATCTGGTCTGTCAGCAGGtccattttccaaaatttttgagACATAAATTCCTTCTGTTAATGTTTCTTCCTCATtattctataaaaaataaaacatttttagcaTTAAGAAAGatggaaacaaaattttaagttggATAAAGGGCAATTCAGTAAATGTGACATTGCCAATCCTCCCTAAACATGCATCTCTAGGGATTAGGCACTGAATTTTAACTTACTTAACACCAAATAATCCTCAACCAAGATGGCAGCTTTGCCCAATGAGCCCAGCATCTATTTCCAACAAGATTATCCATTTACGTCAGGTGTTTGAGCACACAAAAAAAGCTATGGGGAAAGGACATATACAAGTTGATATCAACTGGCACCTAAGTATTACTTATAAAACATCTTACTTCTAAAAAGATGTAGCAATTAAATAgggttaaagaaaacaaaaagcatatcCAACCTCACTATATAATTGGTCACAGTGAGATGTGGTCATAgttttgaaaacataatttagcTTCATGATATGACAGACTTGGAATTATCGCTAACTATATAATAGATACATTCACAGGGGAGACTTACGACTTGCTTACGTCTAAAATTCCAAAGATCAACTCCAAACCACAAGGGAACCCATTCAAGGTTAATCTTTATACATTTCCAGGTTAACTTGTTTACAATAAGCTGTTTAGGCAGTTTCTGTTTGATAATACTAGGCAACTGTATCACCTGTTTCTATCTCCTGTTGTATCTGTTTGGTCAGCTTCAGATGCTAACATAGACTGGCTATGGCATaatatgttaaatgaataaatgaacagttAAAGTAAGTTGAAACAAGACATAACTATTTTTGCAATTACACAGGAGATACCATGTTAAAGAAAGACAgttgatttgaaatatttttgaccTAACTGCTTAAACCTCAAACACAGCCAATATGGTACAAACAGAAAAATTCTAGCAAGTCACCAGAAACCAATTATATTACAAAACTTATTTATGGAAAATGCCCAACATCATATgatatattgtattattttaaatgtcattttaccTCATggcagattaaataaaattatttctcccTAATAACCTTCCTTAACATGAATTTTAAGAGGCTCTTAAAAATGTCCAATGCCATCTAAATGTCAAACACCTAACTAGCATTTATGAAAATCTTCCttaggggaaaagaaaaactgaaatgatGAAAACACTTCTATCTCTTCCTAATAAATGGGGACTGTTCTAGAAACAGAAGGATTTCAGTTGTTAGTTGCTAGGTTTTTGAAATACTAAACAGAAAGAAGGCTGTACGTCACTGCCATCTTGACATAAACAGAGCGAACGGCCAACTCTAAGATAGTTGCAATGCAGGATGCAAAAATTTCCTGGCAGTTGATTGGAAATATTAAAGGATAGGATTGCTTTTAAAACTTCACCACCTTTTTCGAGTTATGTTGAAAATTAAGTTGATGTAGTATTTGAAGGCTGTAAAAGAACTTTGCGACTACAGTATTCGGTATAAGTTTATAACTCGTGCATTGGGAAAACAATTGGCACCATGTAGaatatattattcatttgattAAATGAAGGATTTGACTGGGGGAgccaaaaatatttcaaaccaaCTGTCTTTCTTTAACATGGTATTTCCTAggtaattgcaaaaaaaaaaccagttatcCCTTATTTCAACTTATTTTAACTgctcattcttttatttaacatattatgtGGTGTCCAGTCTGTTAGCATCTGAAAACTGACCAatttgacttaaaaagaaaatacaaacaggTGATACAATCGCCTAGTATTATCAAATCGAAACTGCCTATAGGTTAATTAAAAAAGTTTGCCAGTGGGCCTACAGAAGGTAGATAAAATTTGAAATGTACtctgttctttaaaaagtaacaaagaGAAACAAGCCTTTTAGCTGTtgggtgtttttattttgtttttctcaaaaaaatctagGTATGCTTTGGAACATTTGCACTAGGTATCTGATATTTAATCACAgcatgattttaaatataaaaccatttgttcttcttactcAAGATCCACAGATGAAAGTGAGGCCTTCTGTTTATTAGCTTATAAGCAGAGTGACTTACGCAGAAACAAGGTGGATTACCTGATTCGGTCGACCTCCTATAATATTGAATCCCAatgtgtcattttctctttctaacACAATGGTGAGTGGCTTGTATTCTCCATCctaaaagaaaatggataaaataacTAGTTACATAAGgaatataaaaggaaaactaaatgGCACAGtaaagccttttttctttttaccataaataaatcaacatttgaaaaggcaaaaaacctTAAAATTAAGGATTAAGGTTGGCTGAATTTGGGAGAAGGTTAATATTTTCCTTAGAAGAAATTACTTAAATGGAACTGTGcatgtgagaaaaatattttttaaaatgactaaatGGTTTTGTATTTCCACACATGCAGCTATCTTTTATCCTAATGCAGCATCTAATTTTGACTTCatggtaattaaaaatatatttctggtttaattttacattttttcaccTCCATTACAGAACAGAAAATAAGTTGCTACAggatctgaaaattattttatgtaaaaacttcactttggaaaaccttaagggaTTTAAGGAACAGTGAGCTATTTATAAATGTCAACAGTAACATTTGGATGGCTTCTGTAACCATTTTGTAAATTTACCTGGATATACAGAAACTAAAGAAAGAATCAGAGGTAACATCCGGCCTTTTAATAAGCAACTTGCTCTTGTTTATCACAGTAGAAATATTTCAGCTCCTTACACTTCAGTTATCTTTTTTTAGGTTCAAGGACAGAAGGTTCTAAACTCAAAGCCCGAGTTCTAATTCTAAATAGCCATCCTAATTCTAAATAGTATTcttattgggtttttttttttcataattcttgcacaattttaaaaagagaggacTTGTGCTAGGGAAAGTAGCATGTATTTCTTTACTGAATAATAGTTAGCAATACGAATTACATCTACAACCTGTTTATTAGTAAAAACCAATTTAAACATAAGATGAAACAGTGCCAGACTAGACGCATTTTATTCATGGCTATGGGTATTATTAACTCTCGTAGGAAATTGTGTCCCTGGTAATTACTTCTGAATGGTAAAATTCGATAAGCCTCATCCCCACTACAACCCTCATCGCCAGCTTTTCCCAGGAGCTTTTCCCAGGCGGTGCACAGAGCGGCCCCCTTCTGGTGGTGGGCAAACACGTCTGAAGCGCACAGAGAAGCCCTTTTGATAATTAGTCTGCAAATCACCGGCCCTGTTCCTGGCTTCTCAGACCCCAGCTTGACTTCTTGCACGGACCTCTCTGCCACAGGACCCTAGCTGTTGATACTTTCTATCAGTCTCGCTTCCCTAAGACCTTGAAACCTAAACTGGTAATACACAGTAAGTTTCTGTGCTGCTCTCCCAGTCTTCCCATTTTGTAAATTTACCTGGATATACAGAAGCTAAAGAAAGAATCAGAGGTAACATCCGGCCTTTTAATAAGCAACTTGCTCTTGTTTATTCCAGTAGAAATATTTTAGCTCCTTACACTTCAGTTATATTTTTTTAGGTTCAAGGACAGAAGGTTCTAAACTCGAAGCCCGAGCTGGAGGCAGGGCAAAGCAGCCTCAAATGGGAATCGTCCTGAGTTGCTCCTCCCGGGACGCTGCGACCGAAAACAGCGCCTTGAATGGAGCGCCGGCGCCGCTGAAGCCCTGCTCACCATGGCAGCGGGCGGCCACGCCGCGCGCCGCGTCCACGTCCCCCGGCGCAGAAGAAACAGTTTCCTAAACGAGCTGTTCGCACGCGCGGCTGCGGAGAGACCCGCCTGTTCGGTCTGCGTGGAAGAGGGCGGCCCGCGAGCGCGGTTCGGGGCCCGCGGCCTCCACAAGGACGGGCAGCAGCCGCTGCCGCGGGCGCACCGGGTGGGGGGCCCGACCACGGATGCGACCGCTCTCGGCCCTGCCTCCCCGAGTGCCCCCCGCACGCGCGCGCAcgcgcaacacacacacacacactcacgccaCCGCTGGCAAGTCTGGAGGCAGGCAAGCAGCACGGAGGGAAGGGCAGAATGATGAGAACGCGTCTGCACGTCTAGGAAATCCCATCTCTTACCCTCTCGGCTCGTTACCCGAGTCCCCCACCCTCCTGACTGCCCCAGCACTGAGCGGAAAGTGGCTGAAAACAGGCAACTTGGCGGGGAAACTGAGTCAAAAAGAGCTACAAGGGTGGTCCGGCTGCGGGGCGGGGCAGGGGGGAGACGCCGCGGCGCCCGGGGTTCCCTGCGGCCGGCGCGGCCAGGGGCGCAGGGCGGGCGGAGCGCGCCGGGCAGGGGCGAGCGGCTGGGCGCCGCGAACACTCCCTCCTCCCAGTCCCGAGGCAGGGCCGGGCCGCCCGCGCAGCCAGCGGCCCCGGCCCGTGTACCCCTCACCGACCCCGGGCGCCGAGCCCCTTCGCTTACCGGGTCCAGGGCGCCGCGGCGGGCGCGGACCGCGCCCCGAGCGAGCCGCTCCTGcagccccgcgggccccgggacGCAGCCCCGGCGGCGGGCAGCGCGGAGGGCGCAGCGCGGCACGTGCGCCGCCAGCTCGCGCGGCCGGACGGGGCGGCGGCCGCGGGCGCGGTGGTCGCAGCGGTCGCGCAGCTCCCGCCCGAGGCGGCGCAGCGGCGGCACCCGGCAGGGCCCCGCGGGCAGAGGCGCCAGGGCAGCCGGCGCAGGAGACGCGGCCGCCGCGAGGTGCTGCAGCGCGAGGCCCTGGGCGCCCCCGTGCGGGGCCGCGGGGCGGGGGCTGTGCGCACACAGGCGGTTCGGCGCGAAGTTCCGGGCCCGCGCTGGGTCCCCAACGCCGCCGTCGGGACCTGAGAGGCGCCGCCTCCGGGTCGACCCCGCCCCACCGCGGAGCCCAGGTGTCCGGCCCGAGCGGTGGGTCCAGGCGGGTCTGGGTCCCGCGTGGATGCGAGGACACCTTTAACCCCACCGGGAGGGACTCCCGCGGGCGCAGCGTCCTCGCCCGCGCGCCTCTCCGCGGGGTCTTCATCCCCGGCATCCAGCCCATCTGCAATAAACGTGTTTGAAACAGATGCGCTTGTTTTCTCTCCGCTCAGCCCGCTACAAACTCACCAGCGACGCGGCTGCGACCTTAGCAAATCACTGGGCAGCGACTCCAGAGCCCGGCTTCCCCAGTCCGACCCAGATCTCAGGTGAGTGTCCGCAGGCGGGGTGACGCCTGCCAGCGAAGGTGGGGAGAGGCCAGGTGCTCGCCTGGCAGCCCCCCTAGTCGGGAGGACCTGAACCGGCCCTGGGCCGCCTGCCCAGTGAGGACGCCCTGACCGCCGTCTGCCTCCAAGTTCAGTCGCCACGCCATCCGTCTTGCCTTCCACGGGCGTTTTAACCACTGGGAATGAGAATGGTACGAATTGGGTACCTGGAAAGGAGAGGATTACAAAAGAAAGCTGTGAAATAGCAGAAATCCTTATGGCTGCTTCCGTTTAGGGACCCTGAATATACACACATAGATGGGTTCCAAACTGCCCCTTCCTCCAGTTTAATTTTTCGAAGTGTGTAGCATGCCGGGTCTTATCGAAAACACAGGAAGGGGTCCCGCCATGCCCCCCCTCACCACCTTCTGATCCTTAGCAATGCAGAGCATCCCTACCTGGGTACGCACCACTTCCTGCATTATCCCGAAGCTCCTTCCTCGTGCTTAGGACGGACTTCCTCAATTAACCACTGATGATTTCCCACTTCCAGCTGGGCATCATTCCAGAAAGCTGTGTATTTTGTAAGGCACCAAAAGGTAACAGTTCAAACCCGAAAACCTCCAGACTTTGTCCTTTAAATCCTTGGTGCTAATTGAAGAATTAGCAAAGGCGAAAAAAAGAGCTAATAAGAACCTTTTGAGCCTTCTTTCTGTTTGAAAAATGAGATTTGATGTTCAATTCCAAGCAAAGATCCTGGAGTGGCTGGCCAGCTATTTGATATGTTTTAAACTTGTTTCAAAATAAGATGCTATCTTTCATATTCTGTACATACAGGTGTATGATAAGTAACATTTGCCACAGTGCTCCAAGTTCCCCCCTGCCTTTGACCTACCTTACACCAACTAAATAAATGGTAAATTCCTGAATAAATAAGTCATTGAACATTAACAGAATGAGCATATTCTTGTAAACTGCATAGAACAGGAAAAGCGGAATATTATAGAACTTCCTCAAATAATTCTGGCATGAAGGGATCTAGTTCATCTTTTTTTGGCTACTGAAAAAGCTGTGACTTTATAGCTAGGGCTTGGCATTTATTGTCTCACCATAAATGCAATGGCAgtgagaacattttttaaaagagaagagatGGAATCCAAAAACATTCTATTGCAGTATTAGGAAAATGAGACTGCAATTactctaaaagaaaataaaacaatggttATATGATGTCCTTGGTCCACCCGTGTAATTCTTGTAGCAAAAGCAAGGAATGTGAGCAGATTATGATATGACTAATTCCAATTTTGATGGTTAAAGAGAAGATGGATGTCAAAAACCTTGTCCACAGAGAGTAACAAGTTCAAAAATGAGACCATGTGAAGTGAAGCCAAGCGATGAAGTGGGCTGACAGGGAGCTCAGCAAAAGCTTTCCCATGAGAAAAGGAAAGCTCCCAGTTCCAGGCTGCTTACCCCCTTCCAATCGGTAACCACCACTCAAATTACAAACCCTTTGGATTAATTGCCTTCTCGGAGCTCTTGCTaactcagtttctttctttttaaaaatccttgatCAGACCTACTTAGCTTTCTCACCCTGTTTTCAGCTTCTTTCACAATGTCCTCCTGTGAAATCCCTCTTCCGTTCCCATGAATCTTTCTGATATACTCAGACTTTCTGAGGAAACATTTTTAGTATCTACCATTTCAACTTGACCTGATTTTCCTCCAGCAACTGAATTTTCCCCTCAAGAGACTCTGAACGGATGAAGTAGTTCATTTTTCTAGTCACTAAAATCTCAGAGCTAGGAAAAGCTATGGCATTTATTCCTGAATACATGGACACCTGAATGCAACCTTCACTCACCAACCCACTGCACCAGAGATTCAACTCCTGCTTGCCTGAACCATCGGTTTGAGTCCACAGCTTGCCCAGTGGCTCTAGAAGGCCATCAGTGACTCAGGTTCTGTCCCGTGGAGGCCCTGGCTGGCTTCTCAGGCTGGTTCCCCTCATGGCTGAAGGATAGGTGCCAGTAACCTTCAGTGTGCTCTGCGTCCATAAATGTCAAGTGGTCAGGGAGGGGGTTCTTCCCAGAAAAACACATGAAGCAATTTTCCAAATCACATtcttccaaaacaaaaaagaaaaaaaaatactccttgAGTCTCATTGGCCATAATTGTGCATGAAAGCATTCCAGAACCAGTCACCAGCAAGGACCCACACCTGTAGCTAAGCTTCCCCTGGAGAAATGGGGCTCTGATGGAGAGAAACAAATAAACTGAACAAAAGTGTGGTCCTCGTTGGGAAAACAACAGGTAATAGTGAACTGACTGCTTACTATGCTCCTGAAACAGTCCAAAGCTTTCTATGTATTTTAGCCATTTTCAAGTCAAAACAGCTCTAGGAGGAAAGTATTATTGTCatcatctttgttttaaaaatatagaaactgaggcatggagagttTGAATGTCTTGCTCAAGGTTTCAGAGTTCTTAGGTGGCAACACTGGA
Encoded proteins:
- the LOC140846585 gene encoding LOW QUALITY PROTEIN: uncharacterized protein (The sequence of the model RefSeq protein was modified relative to this genomic sequence to represent the inferred CDS: deleted 1 base in 1 codon) encodes the protein MQEVVRTQVPNSYHSHSQWLKRPWKARRMAWRLNLEADGGQGVLTGQAAQGRFSGLSGEKTSASVSNTFIADGLDAGDEDPAERRAGEDAAPAGVPPGGVKGVLASTRDPDPPGPTARAGHLGSAVGRGRPGGGASQVPTAALGTQRGPGTSRRTACVRTAPAPRPRTGAPRASRCSTSRRPRLLRRLPWRLCPRGPAGCRRCAASGGSCATAATTAPAAAAPSGRASWRRTCRAAPSALPAAGAASRARGAAGAARSGRGPRPPRRPGPGKRRGSAPGVGEGYTGRGRWLRGRPGPASGLGGGSVRGAQPLAPARRAPPALRPWPRRPQGTPGAAASPPCPAPQPDHPCSSF